The Humulus lupulus chromosome 4, drHumLupu1.1, whole genome shotgun sequence genome has a window encoding:
- the LOC133831021 gene encoding syntaxin-71-like, with the protein MTVIDILTRVDVICKKYDKYDIDKQKDLNVSGDDAFARLFSVVEADIEAALQKAEVAVKEKSRASAVALNAEIRRTKARLLEEVPKLQRLAFKKVKGLSTEELAARNDLVLTLPDRIQAIPDGTPVAQKQSGGWASSASRTEIKFDTEGRFDDEYFQQTEESSQFREEYEMRRTKQDQGLDMISEGLDTLKNMAHDMNEELDKQVPLMDEIDEKADKATSDLKHTNVRLKHTVNQLRSSRNFCIDIILLCIILGIAAYLYNALKK; encoded by the exons ATGACTGTGATCGATATCTTAACCAGAGTAGATGTCATCTGCAAAAAGTATGACAAATATGACATTGATAAGCAGAAAGATCTCAATGTCTCTGGTGATGATGCCTTTGCTCGTCTCTTCTCTGTCGTTGAAGCTGATATCGAGGCTGCTCTTCAG AAAGCGGAGGTTGCAGTGAAGGAGAAGAGTAGGGCGTCTGCAGTGGCCTTGAATGCAGAAATTCGTCGGACTAAGGCTCGGTTGCTCGAGGAGGTACCCAAATTGCAGAGATTAGCTTTTAAGAAG GTTAAGGGACTATCTACTGAGGAGCTTGCTGCTCGTAATGATTTGGTCCTTACATTGCCAGACAGGATCCAAGCTATACCAGATGGGACTCCAGTGGCCCAGAAACAAAGTGGGGGCTGGGCGTCATCAGCCTCTCGCACTGAAATCAAGTTTGATACAG AGGGTCGATTTGATGATGAATACTTCCAACAGACTGAGGAATCTAGTCAATTCAGGGAAGAGTATGAAATGCGGAGGACAAAACAG GACCAAGGTTTGGATATGATCTCAGAAGGTTTAGATACATTGAAAAATATGGCTCATGATATGAATGAG GAGCTCGATAAGCAAGTTCCTTTGATGGATGAGATCGATGAAAAG GCGGACAAGGCTACATCTGATCTTAAGCATACGAATGTGAGACTTAAGCACACTGTCAACCAG CTAAGGTCCAGCCGGAATTTCTGCATCGATATTATTTTGCTGTGTATAATTCTGGGAATTGCTGCTTATTTATACAA TGCACTGAAGAAGTGA